From Actinopolyspora lacussalsi, a single genomic window includes:
- a CDS encoding beta-glucosidase (product_source=KO:K05349; cath_funfam=2.60.120.260,2.60.40.10,3.20.20.300,3.40.50.1700; cleavage_site_network=SignalP-noTM; cog=COG1472; ko=KO:K05349; pfam=PF00933,PF01915,PF03422,PF14310; smart=SM00606; superfamily=49785,51445,52279): MRSVPPQLLSRRRVLSLVAGLAAGSALAGSEGHGASAEPVGTSGFRDSALARGTRIEDLLSRLTLDEKVAMLHQYQPAVPRLGITAFKTGTEALHGLAWSNDRAADGAVVTATATVFPQAIGLASTWDPDLIERVGAAVGTEARGYHAESPDIWGLQLWAPTVNLLRDPRWGRNEEGYSEDPYLTGAIATAYGRGIQGDDPDRIRAAPVLKHYLANNNEVHRHTTSSMLPPRVRHEYYEAAFRQTLSADAATGVMSAYNLVNGRPMTVHHDIDEVVRGWARRTLCNVTDAGGPNNLTGAQDYYASQPEANAAILKAGLDSFTVDGTDSGKTIAAVKTALERELLSENDVDEAVRHILDMRFRLGEFDPYGGPYGRIDKRVVDSPAHRALARRTATEAIVLLKNDRDALPLDRHRVRRVAVIGQLSETLYTDWYSADLPYEVTPLSGVTAALGPNTTVSSTEGVDRIALRTPDGSYVTAVAGEEPLAVTTESDAATRFDVFGWGEGIVTLRAASNGKYVSFGENSTLVNNAEQPNGWYVRQQFELIDHDGGCVLRYAGNDTEESWFGDSTYVVVDGEGRLRVTASSPVAATTFTREVVRSGSDAAVEAATGADVAIVVAGSMPFINGRENDDRQDMNLAPTQQVVLERVYRANPHTVLVLQNSYPTTITWAQDNVPAIVWTTHAGAETGNALADVLFGAANPAGRLTQTWPRSTEDLADILDYDIVKAERTYQYSTATPLYPFGHGLSYTSFDYTAARTSAPVIHTDGEVSVSVTVGNTGRRAGDEVVQLYTHQRESRDPQPRKRLRAFRRVSLAAGERRTVTFTLRATDLAHWDVTREKWVVEAATHDLMLGASSTDVRGRLALRVLGENIPPRNPYHRTKAVNFDDYSNITLNDRTKQHRTTVTASVEGGWIHFRDVDLAAGANAITALVANGSANTARVRVRLDGPEGRRLGTLRVPPTGGEHAYRTVRSRLARVHGRHDLCLVFESGVGLAEFRLEG; encoded by the coding sequence ATGCGTTCCGTTCCGCCCCAACTGCTCTCCCGCCGCCGCGTGTTGTCCCTGGTCGCCGGTCTCGCCGCCGGATCCGCGCTGGCAGGGAGTGAGGGGCACGGCGCCTCGGCCGAGCCGGTCGGTACATCCGGGTTCCGTGACTCCGCCCTTGCTCGAGGAACACGGATCGAGGACCTGCTGAGCAGGCTGACCCTCGATGAGAAGGTCGCCATGCTGCACCAGTACCAACCTGCCGTTCCCCGGCTGGGTATCACGGCGTTCAAAACCGGTACCGAGGCGCTGCACGGCCTCGCCTGGTCGAACGACAGAGCGGCGGACGGCGCGGTGGTCACCGCGACGGCCACGGTGTTCCCGCAGGCCATCGGGCTGGCCAGCACGTGGGATCCCGACCTGATCGAACGGGTCGGTGCGGCCGTGGGCACCGAAGCACGGGGATATCACGCCGAGTCCCCCGACATCTGGGGACTACAACTGTGGGCACCGACGGTGAACCTACTACGTGACCCGAGGTGGGGCCGCAACGAGGAAGGCTACTCCGAGGACCCGTACCTCACCGGTGCGATCGCCACCGCCTACGGGCGCGGTATCCAGGGTGATGATCCCGATCGGATACGTGCCGCACCGGTACTCAAGCACTATCTGGCCAACAACAACGAGGTCCATCGGCACACCACCTCCTCGATGCTGCCGCCGCGGGTCAGACACGAGTACTACGAGGCCGCTTTCCGGCAGACCTTGTCGGCGGACGCCGCCACCGGGGTGATGTCGGCCTACAACCTGGTCAACGGTAGGCCGATGACTGTCCACCACGACATCGACGAGGTGGTGCGGGGCTGGGCACGACGAACGCTGTGCAATGTCACCGACGCGGGGGGGCCGAACAACCTCACCGGTGCACAGGACTACTACGCGAGCCAACCGGAGGCCAACGCGGCGATTCTGAAGGCCGGGCTGGACAGTTTCACCGTCGACGGCACCGATTCCGGCAAGACCATCGCCGCGGTCAAGACCGCGCTCGAACGGGAGCTGCTCTCCGAGAACGACGTGGACGAGGCCGTCCGCCACATACTGGACATGCGGTTCCGCCTCGGCGAGTTCGATCCATACGGTGGGCCGTACGGCCGGATCGACAAGCGGGTCGTGGACAGCCCCGCCCATCGGGCGTTGGCCAGAAGAACCGCGACCGAGGCGATCGTGCTGCTGAAGAACGACCGGGACGCGTTACCACTGGACCGACACCGAGTACGACGCGTCGCGGTGATCGGCCAGCTCAGCGAGACGCTCTACACCGACTGGTACTCCGCCGATCTGCCCTACGAGGTGACTCCGCTCAGCGGCGTCACCGCCGCGCTCGGGCCGAACACCACCGTCTCCTCGACCGAAGGGGTCGACAGGATCGCACTGCGAACACCGGACGGCAGCTACGTGACCGCGGTGGCAGGCGAGGAACCGCTGGCGGTCACCACGGAGTCCGACGCGGCGACGCGGTTCGACGTGTTCGGTTGGGGCGAGGGGATCGTGACACTGCGCGCTGCATCCAACGGCAAGTACGTCTCGTTCGGCGAGAACAGCACCCTGGTCAACAACGCCGAGCAGCCCAACGGCTGGTACGTGCGGCAGCAGTTCGAGTTGATCGACCACGACGGGGGATGCGTGCTGCGGTACGCGGGCAACGACACCGAGGAGTCGTGGTTCGGGGACAGCACCTACGTCGTCGTCGACGGGGAAGGGCGGTTGCGTGTCACGGCCTCCTCACCGGTCGCGGCGACCACCTTCACCCGCGAAGTGGTACGAAGCGGCAGCGATGCCGCCGTCGAAGCCGCCACCGGCGCCGACGTGGCGATCGTCGTGGCGGGCAGCATGCCGTTCATCAACGGACGGGAGAACGACGACCGCCAGGACATGAACCTGGCTCCGACGCAGCAAGTGGTGCTGGAACGGGTGTACCGGGCCAATCCGCACACCGTGCTGGTGCTGCAGAACAGCTATCCCACCACGATCACCTGGGCCCAGGACAACGTGCCCGCCATCGTGTGGACCACGCACGCCGGTGCGGAAACGGGCAACGCGCTGGCCGATGTGCTCTTCGGCGCGGCCAACCCCGCAGGGCGGCTCACCCAGACCTGGCCTCGCTCCACCGAAGACCTCGCCGACATCCTCGACTACGACATCGTCAAGGCCGAACGCACCTACCAGTACTCCACCGCGACACCGCTGTATCCCTTCGGGCACGGCCTGTCCTACACCTCCTTCGACTACACCGCGGCGCGCACGAGCGCCCCGGTGATCCACACCGACGGCGAGGTAAGCGTCAGTGTCACGGTCGGCAACACCGGGCGACGTGCCGGCGACGAGGTGGTGCAGCTCTACACGCACCAGCGGGAGTCCCGCGATCCACAGCCCCGGAAGCGGTTACGCGCCTTCCGCAGAGTCAGTCTGGCGGCGGGTGAACGTCGGACCGTGACTTTCACGCTACGTGCCACCGATCTCGCGCATTGGGACGTCACCAGGGAGAAGTGGGTGGTCGAAGCGGCGACGCACGACCTGATGCTCGGTGCTTCCAGCACCGACGTCCGCGGGCGACTCGCGCTGCGGGTGTTGGGCGAGAACATCCCCCCGCGGAATCCGTACCATCGGACCAAGGCCGTCAACTTCGACGACTATTCGAACATCACGCTCAACGACCGAACGAAACAGCACCGCACCACGGTCACTGCCTCGGTTGAAGGTGGCTGGATCCACTTCCGCGATGTCGACCTCGCGGCGGGTGCGAACGCGATCACCGCGCTGGTGGCCAACGGCTCCGCGAACACCGCGCGCGTGCGCGTACGACTCGACGGCCCTGAGGGGAGACGGCTCGGGACCTTGCGCGTTCCGCCCACCGGCGGTGAACACGCCTACCGAACGGTGCGGTCCCGGCTGGCGCGGGTACACGGCCGTCACGATCTCTGCCTGGTTTTCGAGAGCGGGGTCGGTCTCGCCGAGTTCCGACTCGAGGGGTGA
- a CDS encoding aminoglycoside N3'-acetyltransferase (product_source=COG2746; cog=COG2746; pfam=PF02522; superfamily=110710), with the protein MDNETRESRTAMTHSSLSSLGTVDGGAATVMDSLRTAVGAEGTIVVPAFTRDVADPYPLSVGVPSNDVRSSRDAVPLWQQELSSNMGAIPEAVRALPGSIRSQPPQASVVAVGAQASFITEEHRLGFATSPDSPFHA; encoded by the coding sequence ATGGATAACGAAACGCGGGAGTCCAGGACGGCGATGACTCACTCCTCGCTGTCCAGTCTGGGCACCGTCGACGGAGGCGCTGCAACAGTCATGGACAGCCTCCGCACCGCCGTCGGCGCCGAGGGCACGATCGTGGTTCCGGCGTTCACCCGTGACGTGGCCGACCCGTACCCGCTCTCGGTCGGCGTGCCCAGCAATGATGTTCGTTCCAGCAGGGATGCCGTACCGCTGTGGCAGCAGGAACTGTCCAGCAACATGGGCGCGATCCCCGAGGCAGTGCGGGCACTGCCGGGATCCATCCGTAGCCAACCCCCGCAAGCGTCCGTGGTCGCAGTGGGCGCTCAGGCCTCGTTCATTACTGAGGAACATCGCCTGGGATTTGCCACCAGCCCGGATTCGCCGTTCCACGCCTGA
- a CDS encoding dihydrofolate reductase (product_source=COG0262; cog=COG0262; pfam=PF01872; superfamily=53597), protein MNASRRIVAWAGLSLDGYTSGPDGPAGDSWPHEQAVHPQTAEYFEGIWRGADTILLGRTNYEGFHSVWPGITRDEKTDPRTRELGRWLDTTEKVVVSRTLTEARWENSRIVRDLASEVEELRDQPGRDILVANSASVIAELLRLDLIDDLRLFVIPVLVGGGLRLFPDGVNAHFTTAGVTALTNGVVGLHLTRR, encoded by the coding sequence ATGAACGCTTCTCGTCGCATCGTCGCCTGGGCGGGTCTGAGCCTGGATGGTTACACCAGCGGTCCCGACGGTCCGGCCGGTGACAGCTGGCCGCACGAACAGGCGGTGCATCCGCAGACGGCCGAGTACTTCGAAGGTATCTGGCGCGGTGCCGACACGATCCTGCTCGGACGCACCAACTACGAGGGGTTCCACTCCGTCTGGCCCGGTATCACCCGGGACGAGAAGACCGATCCACGGACCCGCGAGCTGGGACGCTGGCTCGACACCACCGAGAAGGTGGTGGTCTCGCGTACGTTGACCGAAGCGCGGTGGGAGAACTCGCGCATCGTCCGCGACCTCGCCTCCGAGGTCGAAGAGCTACGTGACCAGCCTGGGCGCGATATCCTGGTGGCCAACAGTGCCAGCGTCATCGCCGAGCTGCTGCGTCTGGACCTCATCGACGACCTGCGGCTGTTCGTGATTCCCGTACTGGTCGGCGGGGGGCTACGCCTGTTCCCCGACGGTGTGAACGCACACTTCACAACGGCAGGTGTCACCGCATTGACGAACGGGGTGGTCGGCCTGCACCTCACCCGTCGTTGA
- a CDS encoding AraC-like DNA-binding protein (product_source=COG2207; cath_funfam=1.10.10.60; cog=COG2207; pfam=PF12833; smart=SM00342; superfamily=46689), whose protein sequence is MEYVSRVPRPPLDGLIDDLYHLEGAPPYARLTLPTTPAALFIVNLGAPFLIRAGTEVETAGYADGCVVTMPTRAWEFGYPLWTRSVGVHFKPWGLSPFLPMPAAELCDRPVTLEQVWGRPAIAELRDRLATADGASEMLTLLEEELMRRLCETAGLGLVRHTSSVIAATSGAVAIGDLSVATGVSNTHLAQRFKELIGVTPKRLARTHRFANAVFAINPAGPIDWGGLAGGAGYYDQAHFGHEFRAFTGLTPTRYVEVRRRFLREHPGHVLDSWPLPTD, encoded by the coding sequence ATGGAGTACGTGTCCAGAGTGCCGCGACCGCCGCTGGATGGGCTGATCGACGACCTTTACCACCTGGAGGGTGCGCCGCCGTACGCCCGGCTGACGCTGCCGACGACGCCGGCGGCGTTGTTCATCGTCAACCTCGGGGCACCGTTTCTCATCCGCGCTGGCACCGAGGTCGAGACGGCCGGGTACGCCGACGGTTGCGTGGTCACCATGCCTACCCGCGCATGGGAGTTCGGCTACCCGCTCTGGACCCGGTCCGTCGGCGTGCACTTCAAGCCGTGGGGGTTGTCGCCGTTCCTGCCGATGCCCGCGGCCGAGCTCTGCGACCGGCCGGTGACGTTAGAGCAGGTTTGGGGCCGGCCCGCTATTGCTGAGCTGCGAGACCGGCTGGCCACGGCGGACGGGGCGAGCGAGATGCTGACGCTGCTCGAGGAGGAGCTGATGCGACGACTGTGCGAGACCGCCGGTCTGGGGCTGGTCCGTCATACGAGCAGCGTCATCGCGGCGACCAGCGGGGCGGTGGCGATCGGCGACCTGAGCGTGGCAACCGGTGTCAGCAACACTCATCTGGCACAGCGGTTCAAGGAGCTCATCGGCGTCACGCCGAAGCGGCTGGCCCGCACTCACCGCTTCGCCAACGCCGTGTTCGCGATCAACCCTGCCGGGCCGATCGACTGGGGCGGCCTCGCCGGTGGCGCAGGCTACTACGACCAGGCCCACTTCGGCCACGAGTTCCGGGCGTTCACCGGGCTCACGCCGACCCGGTACGTCGAAGTTCGGCGACGGTTTCTGCGCGAGCATCCTGGCCACGTATTGGATAGCTGGCCGCTGCCGACCGATTGA
- a CDS encoding hypothetical protein (product_source=Hypo-rule applied; cleavage_site_network=SignalP-noTM; pfam=PF05630; superfamily=56219) codes for MSKLFSAVGGTVLLLLALPGTALAEEVPPEIPADFAAEDAKWAPAFDYDGDGCYPSVAVGVNGTLNGGLNNSGALDGQCHDPSDLENSNLYARAKRNNGWQAYLYDMYFQKDQAVPGLDAFGHRHDIEHVVVWVHEGSARYVATSAHGDYNVHPASEVGWDDGTHAKVVYHKDGLGTHAFRTAGKDEQPENHWNDWHYPDLVSWHRFPGDTRSILTGADFGSASLAISDGAFEDNLSNAKPEGIPFDPYA; via the coding sequence GTGTCCAAGCTGTTCTCGGCCGTTGGCGGAACGGTTCTGCTGTTGCTCGCTCTGCCGGGCACCGCTCTTGCCGAGGAGGTTCCGCCCGAGATTCCGGCCGACTTCGCCGCCGAGGACGCCAAGTGGGCGCCCGCTTTCGACTACGACGGCGACGGGTGCTATCCCAGTGTGGCCGTCGGGGTGAACGGGACCCTCAACGGGGGACTGAACAATTCCGGGGCGCTGGACGGTCAGTGTCACGATCCGTCCGACCTGGAAAACTCCAATCTCTACGCCCGAGCCAAGCGCAACAACGGGTGGCAGGCTTATCTCTACGACATGTATTTCCAGAAGGACCAGGCGGTCCCGGGACTCGACGCCTTCGGCCACCGGCACGACATCGAGCACGTGGTGGTGTGGGTGCACGAGGGCAGTGCCCGCTACGTCGCCACCTCCGCACACGGTGACTACAACGTGCACCCCGCCTCCGAGGTCGGCTGGGACGACGGCACCCACGCCAAAGTCGTCTACCACAAGGACGGGCTCGGCACCCACGCCTTTCGAACGGCAGGCAAGGACGAACAACCGGAGAATCACTGGAACGACTGGCACTACCCGGACCTGGTGAGCTGGCACCGTTTTCCCGGTGACACGCGTTCGATCCTGACCGGTGCCGACTTCGGCAGTGCCAGCCTCGCGATCAGCGACGGCGCCTTCGAGGACAATCTCAGCAACGCCAAACCGGAGGGGATTCCCTTCGACCCCTACGCGTGA
- a CDS encoding DNA-binding LacI/PurR family transcriptional regulator (product_source=COG1609; cath_funfam=1.10.260.40,3.40.50.2300; cog=COG1609; pfam=PF00356,PF13377; smart=SM00354; superfamily=47413,53822): MVSIADVARDAGVSSSTVSYVLSGKRSISSETQRRVEASIHRLGYHPHAGARALASSRTSVLALIMPLRTDIDVPVLMGFVNSVVTTARNYDYDVLLLTNDEGPSGLRRVADSAMADALLLMDVEDEDSRVPVLQSLSCPGVLIGLPNDPGDLSCVDLDFSAAAKRCVRHLADLGHEQVALVGPSPVVYERGTSFAGRFLRGFTSAARERGLHATSQACLPSYEGVRDCLDRIVTDQPRLTGLVVHNEAVLDPLLSELHSRDMRIPEDISVVAVTPDEMAANRSVPLTTVSLPSEEIGRIAVEMTMRELQGVRSPEVRLLSPRLTPARSTAQRH; the protein is encoded by the coding sequence ATGGTCTCCATCGCCGACGTAGCCCGGGATGCGGGGGTTTCCTCCAGCACCGTGTCCTACGTGCTGTCCGGAAAGCGTTCGATCTCCTCGGAGACGCAGCGCCGGGTGGAGGCCAGCATTCACCGGCTCGGGTATCACCCCCACGCCGGGGCCCGTGCGCTGGCCAGCAGCCGCACCAGTGTGCTGGCACTGATCATGCCGCTGCGCACCGACATAGACGTTCCGGTTCTGATGGGGTTCGTCAACTCGGTGGTCACCACCGCCCGGAACTACGACTACGACGTGCTGCTGCTGACCAACGACGAGGGACCGTCCGGATTGCGGCGGGTCGCTGATTCGGCGATGGCCGACGCGTTGCTGCTGATGGACGTCGAGGACGAGGACTCCCGGGTACCGGTGTTGCAGTCGTTGTCCTGTCCGGGGGTGTTGATAGGGCTTCCGAACGACCCGGGTGACTTGTCCTGCGTGGATCTGGATTTCTCGGCCGCGGCGAAACGATGCGTTCGGCACCTGGCCGATCTCGGACACGAACAAGTCGCCCTGGTCGGTCCCTCACCCGTGGTATACGAACGCGGCACCAGCTTCGCGGGCCGGTTCCTGCGGGGATTCACCTCCGCCGCGCGGGAACGCGGACTGCACGCCACCAGCCAGGCGTGCTTACCCTCCTACGAGGGGGTGCGTGACTGCCTCGACAGGATTGTCACCGACCAGCCGCGGCTGACCGGTCTGGTGGTGCACAACGAAGCGGTACTCGACCCCTTGCTGTCCGAACTGCACAGCCGTGACATGCGGATTCCCGAGGACATCTCGGTGGTGGCGGTAACCCCCGACGAGATGGCCGCGAACCGCTCCGTGCCGCTGACCACGGTGTCGCTTCCTTCCGAAGAGATCGGAAGGATCGCCGTGGAGATGACGATGCGTGAACTCCAAGGAGTGCGGTCTCCCGAGGTTCGACTGCTCTCGCCTCGACTCACTCCCGCCCGAAGTACCGCGCAACGACACTGA
- a CDS encoding release factor glutamine methyltransferase (product_source=KO:K02493; cath_funfam=3.40.50.150; ko=KO:K02493; superfamily=53335) — protein MAESQIEAARVEALLDALPDPLSAERIIELNRPGTDLHTHREYEWNGLRFDAPPGVFLPGHTSRMIYDRLFDGRIEVRDRRYVAMEVGLGVETVAAGLAGAREIHAVDVHPDSVATAGRHFERHVGSSEPPVFTPVVADVFDGFPEGVQSDVVTFNPPAVSQPISDDPDIVRNVCVGAPLLERFFTQLAEREILTPGGEVFVVASTTADLRGIVGHALAHGFAPEIRDLHDWQDGVVTHLFRFVRKVVS, from the coding sequence ATGGCTGAATCCCAGATCGAGGCAGCACGAGTGGAAGCACTGCTCGATGCTCTTCCGGATCCGCTGTCCGCCGAACGGATCATCGAGCTGAACCGGCCCGGAACCGACCTGCACACCCATCGCGAGTACGAGTGGAACGGGTTGCGCTTCGACGCGCCACCGGGTGTTTTCCTGCCCGGGCATACCAGTCGGATGATTTATGACCGGCTGTTCGACGGCAGGATCGAAGTGCGTGATCGTCGCTACGTGGCGATGGAGGTCGGACTCGGTGTCGAAACCGTCGCGGCCGGACTGGCCGGCGCGCGGGAGATCCACGCCGTGGATGTGCACCCCGACAGCGTGGCCACCGCCGGTCGCCACTTCGAGCGGCACGTCGGGTCTTCCGAGCCCCCGGTCTTCACGCCCGTGGTGGCCGACGTCTTCGACGGCTTCCCCGAGGGAGTCCAGAGCGACGTCGTCACCTTCAATCCCCCCGCGGTGAGCCAGCCAATCAGCGATGATCCCGACATCGTGCGCAACGTGTGCGTGGGAGCACCACTGCTGGAGAGGTTCTTCACCCAGCTCGCCGAACGCGAGATCCTGACCCCCGGTGGTGAGGTCTTCGTCGTCGCCTCCACCACCGCCGACCTGCGTGGCATCGTGGGTCACGCCCTCGCACACGGCTTCGCCCCGGAAATCCGCGATCTGCACGACTGGCAGGACGGTGTGGTGACCCATCTCTTCCGATTCGTTCGGAAAGTCGTTTCGTGA
- a CDS encoding putative transposase (product_source=KO:K07491; cath_funfam=3.30.70.1290; cog=COG1943; ko=KO:K07491; pfam=PF01797; smart=SM01321; superfamily=143422), producing MVNTEDYRTGRHCVFGTHAHLVFVTKYRRNVLTGQHHDVLRGVFAKVCADFGATLSECNEDDDHVHLLVEYPPQMAVSKPVNSLKGVASRRLKQQYVDNQRRPTQHARPQTHLTNSLRPEDRNLHR from the coding sequence ATGGTCAACACCGAGGACTATCGCACTGGTCGGCACTGCGTTTTCGGGACGCATGCTCACTTGGTCTTCGTGACGAAATACCGCAGGAACGTTCTCACCGGACAGCACCACGACGTCCTACGCGGCGTGTTCGCGAAGGTCTGCGCCGACTTCGGGGCGACGCTGAGCGAGTGCAACGAGGACGACGACCACGTGCACCTACTCGTGGAATACCCGCCACAGATGGCGGTATCGAAGCCGGTGAACAGCCTCAAAGGCGTGGCATCACGGCGACTCAAACAGCAGTACGTGGACAACCAGCGACGCCCTACACAACATGCCCGACCACAAACACACCTGACCAACTCACTCCGACCCGAAGACCGGAACTTACACCGATGA
- a CDS encoding hypothetical protein (product_source=Hypo-rule applied; superfamily=47741), translated as MLPVLLAALEFRCNNTAYRPIMQALELLGRYREVNGKIRFYTTRVSSSRTAASA; from the coding sequence ATGCTGCCCGTGTTGTTGGCCGCGTTGGAGTTTCGATGCAACAACACCGCCTACCGGCCGATCATGCAGGCTTTGGAGCTGCTGGGCCGTTACCGCGAGGTCAATGGCAAGATCCGGTTCTATACGACGAGAGTGTCGTCTTCGCGGACGGCGGCGAGTGCCTGA
- a CDS encoding hypothetical protein (product_source=Hypo-rule applied; pfam=PF01243; superfamily=50475) yields MLRETVKTSARSAMVYSPVAVHAHELALLLGRELGLLAAQLSAGLGHGHAFLHSGSQQVVRVCQGMCTLAIATVTRRGEPRISGADGHLLHGRWIVGTHRRAAKARHLAARPGISATFMRGEQLGIFTHGHAVPLNPEGTSSDPSWPTIRDYLVDHYDGDGDDPFWDENVWYRIDPSWMVAYSADPVGLLDQQPSG; encoded by the coding sequence GTGCTCCGGGAGACGGTGAAGACCTCGGCGAGGTCGGCGATGGTGTACTCGCCAGTTGCCGTACATGCGCACGAGCTCGCGCTGCTGCTTGGCCGAGAGCTTGGGCTGCTTGCCGCGCAGCTTTCCGCTGGCCTTGGCCACGGCCATGCCTTCCTTCATTCTGGCTCGCAGCAGGTCGTCCGAGTCTGTCAAGGCATGTGCACCCTGGCCATCGCCACGGTCACCCGGCGCGGCGAGCCACGCATCAGCGGCGCCGACGGGCACCTCCTGCACGGTCGTTGGATCGTCGGCACCCACCGTCGGGCCGCTAAAGCCCGTCATCTCGCGGCGCGGCCCGGCATCAGCGCGACCTTCATGCGCGGCGAGCAGCTCGGCATCTTCACGCATGGACACGCCGTTCCGCTGAACCCAGAGGGGACGAGCAGTGACCCGAGTTGGCCGACAATCCGCGACTACCTCGTCGACCACTACGACGGCGATGGCGACGATCCGTTCTGGGACGAGAACGTCTGGTATCGCATCGACCCCAGCTGGATGGTCGCCTACAGCGCCGACCCCGTCGGGCTGCTCGACCAACAACCGTCAGGCTGA
- a CDS encoding dihydrofolate reductase (product_source=COG0262; cog=COG0262; pfam=PF01872; superfamily=53597) codes for MGKVVMYSSVSVDGFIADENDQPGPLFDWLLSGDVPLDESGVLKVSQTSYDYIRPYWDQIGATIVGRHVFDMTNGWDGTPPAGVDHVVVVTHRGRPEGWYPEAPFYFVDGIEAAMAKAQELTGDRVVEVAAGDIGSQVLAVGLIDEVRMDVVPVVFGSGKRYFGSVHTQHLLEDPDVVIQGNRVLHLRYRVRR; via the coding sequence GTGGGCAAGGTGGTCATGTACAGCTCGGTGTCGGTAGACGGCTTCATAGCGGATGAGAACGACCAGCCCGGACCGCTGTTCGACTGGTTACTCAGCGGTGACGTGCCGTTGGACGAGAGCGGCGTCTTGAAGGTGTCGCAGACGTCCTACGACTACATCCGGCCGTACTGGGACCAGATCGGGGCGACAATCGTCGGTCGCCACGTCTTCGACATGACGAACGGCTGGGACGGGACACCTCCGGCTGGGGTCGACCACGTCGTCGTCGTGACCCACCGGGGCAGACCCGAGGGCTGGTATCCCGAGGCGCCGTTCTACTTCGTCGATGGCATTGAGGCAGCCATGGCCAAGGCGCAGGAGCTCACGGGTGACCGCGTGGTCGAGGTCGCCGCTGGCGACATCGGTAGCCAAGTGCTTGCCGTGGGTCTGATCGACGAAGTACGCATGGACGTCGTACCCGTGGTGTTCGGGTCCGGCAAACGTTACTTCGGGTCGGTCCACACACAGCACCTATTGGAGGATCCTGACGTGGTGATTCAGGGCAACCGGGTGCTTCACCTGCGCTATCGGGTGCGCCGTTGA
- a CDS encoding hypothetical protein (product_source=Hypo-rule applied), protein MTKDEIIERCRWARDHNENHPSQQWSTGEQLAVALVLRDRSWLEWTDHTTETATDLVCERAGLSAFEFTGWLNDIRAALETEQR, encoded by the coding sequence ATGACCAAGGACGAGATCATCGAACGATGCCGGTGGGCACGCGACCACAACGAGAACCATCCGTCACAGCAGTGGTCGACGGGTGAACAGCTGGCGGTGGCCCTGGTGTTGCGCGACCGTTCGTGGCTGGAGTGGACGGACCACACCACCGAAACAGCCACCGATCTGGTTTGCGAGCGGGCCGGGCTGTCGGCGTTCGAATTCACCGGTTGGCTCAACGACATCCGTGCCGCCCTCGAAACGGAGCAGCGTTGA
- a CDS encoding hypothetical protein (product_source=Hypo-rule applied; pfam=PF12323; superfamily=55469), translating to MRLRYRYWLYSSDEQRQALAQAFGNARVVYTTPYS from the coding sequence ATGCGGCTGCGGTACCGATACTGGCTTTACTCGAGCGACGAGCAGCGGCAAGCGCTCGCGCAGGCGTTCGGCAACGCCCGTGTCGTCTACACGACCCCGTACTCCTGA